The following are encoded in a window of Bos indicus isolate NIAB-ARS_2022 breed Sahiwal x Tharparkar chromosome 7, NIAB-ARS_B.indTharparkar_mat_pri_1.0, whole genome shotgun sequence genomic DNA:
- the SLC25A41 gene encoding mitochondrial carrier protein SCaMC-3L, translating into MMGAQPEQTQKPSSRVQTLFKRVKAFFTKTGPPPPPPAPSRNLGCTHVYGYVFGHLGEREPEHSPSQQVLDTGEQLMVPVDVLEVDNEGALWKFLLSGAMAGAVSRTGTAPLDRAKVYMQVYSSKKNFMNLLGGLRSLIQEGGIRSLWRGNGINVLKIAPEYAIKFSVFEQCKNYFCGVHESPPFQERLLAGSLAVATSQTLINPMEVLKTRLTLRRTGQYKGLLDCARQILEQEGTRALYRGYLPNMLGIIPYACTDLAVYEMLNCLWLKSGRDMKDPSGLVSLSSVTLSTTCGQMASYPLTLVRTRMQAQDTVEGSNPTMCGVFRRILAQQGWPGLYRGMTPTLLKVLPAGGISYVVYEAMKKTLGV; encoded by the exons ATGATGGGAGCCCAACCAGAGCAAACTCAGAAGCCCAGCTCGCGGGTCCAGACCCTGTTTAAGAGGGTCAAGGCCTTCTTCACCAAAActggtcccccacccccacccccagccccctcccggAATCTGGGCTGTACCCACGTGTACGGGTACGTGTTTGGGCACCTGGGGGAAAGAGAACCGGAGCATTCCCCATCGCAGCAG GTGCTGGACACAGGGGAGCAGCTGATGGTCCCCGTGGATGTCCTGGAAGTGGATAATGAGGGAGCCTTGTGGAAGTTCCTCCTCTCGGGAGCCATGGCTGGGGCAGTGTCTCGCACAGGCACGGCCCCTCTGGACCGTGCCAAGGTGTACATGCAG GTCTACTCCTCCAAGAAGAATTTCATGAATCTGCTGGGAGGTCTCCGGAGCCTGATCCAGGAAGGGGGCATCCGTTCACTCTGGAGGGGCAACGGTATCAATGTGCTCAAAATTGCCCCGGAGTACGCCATCAAGTTCTCTGTCTTCGAacag TGTAAAAACTACTTCTGTGGAGTGCACGAGTCCCCACCCTTTCAGGAACGTCTCCTTGCTGGCTCTCTGGCTGTGGCCACTTCCCAGACGCTCATCAACCCCATGGAG GTGCTGAAGACGCGGCTGACCCTGCGGCGGACCGGCCAGTACAAGGGGCTGCTGGACTGCGCCAGGCAGATCCTGGAGCAGGAGGGCACCCGCGCCCTTTACCGTGGGTACCTCCCCAACATGCTTGGCATCATCCCGTATGCCTGCACCGACCTGGCCGTCTATGAG ATGCTCAACTGTCTCTGGCTGAAATCAGGCAGGGACATGAAGGACCCTAGTGGCTTGGTCAGTCTGTCGTCTGTGACACTGTCCACCACCTGTGGACAGATGGCCAGTTACCCGCTGACTTTGGTGCGCACCAGGATGCAAGCCCAAG ACACTGTGGAGGGTTCAAACCCcaccatgtgtggagtcttccgGAGGATCCTGGCCCAGCAGGGCTGGCCAGGGCTGTACCGAGGCATGACCCCCACATTACTGAAGGTGCTGCCTGCAGGCGGCATCAGCTACGTGGTGTATGAAGCCATGAAGAAGACCCTGGGAGTATAA
- the KHSRP gene encoding far upstream element-binding protein 2 isoform X1 — protein sequence MSDYSTGGPPPGPPPPAGGGGGSGGAGGAGGGPPPGPPGAGDRGGGGPGGGGPGGGSAGGPSQPPGGGGPGIRKDAFADAVQRARQIAAKIGGDAATTVNNSTPDFGFGGQKRQLEDGDQPESKKLASQGDSMSSQLGPIHPPPRTSMTEEYRVPDGMVGLIIGRGGEQINKIQQDSGCKVQISPDSGGLPERSVSLTGAPESVQKAKMMLDDIVSRGRGGPPGQFHDNANGGQNGTVQEIMIPAGKAGLVIGKGGETIKQLQERAGVKMILIQDGSQNTNVDKPLRIIGDPYKVQQACEMVMDILRERDQGGFGDRNEYGSRIGGGIDVPVPRHSVGVVIGRSGEMIKKIQNDAGVRIQFKQDDGTGPEKIAHIMGPPDRCEHAARIINDLLQSLRSGPPGPPGGPGMPPGGRGRGRGQGNWGPPGGEMTFSIPTHKCGLVIGRGGENVKAINQQTGAFVEISRQLPPNGDPNFKLFIIRGSPQQIDHAKQLIEEKIEGPLCPVGPGPGGPGPAGPMGPFNPGPFNQGPPGAPPHAGGPPPHQYPPQGWGNTYPQWQPPAPHDPNKAAAAAADPNAAWAAYYSHYYQQPPGPVPGPAPAPAAPPTQGEPPQPPPAGQSDYTKAWEEYYKKIGQQPQQPGAPPQQDYTKAWEEYYKKQAQVATGGGPGAPPGSQPDYSAAWAEYYRQQAAYYGQTPGPGGPQPPPTQQGQQQASGNCHPPPPPFSFQPPATVHPALVGSAGNPFPCGVCP from the exons ATGTCGGACTACAGCACGGGAGGACCCCCGCCCGGGCCGCCGCCACCcgccggcgggggcggggggtccGGAGGAGCCGGGGGCGCCGGGGGAGGCCCGCCACCGGGCCCGCCGGGCGCGGGGGACCGGGGCGGCGGCGGtcccggcggcggcggcccgggcGGAGGGTCGGCCGGTGGCCCCTCGCAGCCACCCGGCGGGGGCGGCCCGGGAATCCGCAAGGACGCCTTCGCAGACGCCGTGCAGCGGGCCCGCCAG ATCGCAGCCAAGATTGGAGGCGACGCAGCTACCACAGTGAATAACAGCACTcctgattttggttttgggggcCAAAAGAGGCAGTTAGAAGATGGAG ACCAACCAGAGAGCAAGAAGCTGGCTTCCCAGGGAGACT CCATGAGTTCTCAACTCGGACCCATTCATCCTCCCCCCAG GACTTCAATGACAGAAGAGTACCGAGTTCCAGACGGCATGGTGGGACTAA TCATCGGCAGAGGAGGTGAACAGATTAACAAAATCCAGCAGGACTCAGGCTGCAAAGTCCAAATCTCTCCAG ACAGCGGTGGCCTACCTGAACGCAGTGTGTCCTTGACAGGAGCCCCGGAATCTGTGCA GAAAGCGAAGATGATGCTGGACGACATTGTCTCCCGGGGCCGTGGGGGGCCCCCGGGCCAGTTCCACGACAACGCCAACGGGGGCCAGAACGGCACAGTGCAGGAGATCATGATCCCCGCGGGCAAGGCTGGCCTGGTCATTGGCAAGGGCGGGGAGACCATCAAGCAGCTGCAG GAACGGGCTGGAGTGAAGATGATTTTAATCCAGGATGGCTCCCAGAACACGAATGTGGACAAACCGCTGCGGATCATCGGAGACCCTTACAAAGTGCAG CAAGCCTGCGAAATGGTGATGGACATCCTGCGGGAGCGTGACCAGGGTGGCTTTGGAGACCGGAACGAGTATGGGTCCCGGATCGGCGGGGGCATCGAC GTGCCAGTGCCCAGGCATTCTGTGGGTGTGGTCATCGGCCGGAGTGGGGAGATGATCAAGAAGATCCAGAATGACGCTGGTGTTCGGATACAGTTTAAACAAG ACGATGGGACGGGTCCTGAGAAGATAGCACACATCATGGGACCCCCAGACCGGTGTGAGCACGCCGCGCGGATTATCAACGATCTCCTCCAGAGCCTCAGG AGCGGTCCCCCAGGTCCTCCAGGGGGTCCTGGCATGCCCCCAGGAGGCCGAGGTCGAGGCCGGGGCCAAGGCAACTGGGGCCCTCCAGGTGGGGAGATGACCTTCTCCATCCCCACCCACAAGTGTGGGCTGGTCATTGGCCGAG GCGGCGAGAACGTGAAAGCCATAAACCAGCAGACAGGCGCTTTTGTAGAGATATCTCGGCAGCTGCCACCCAATGGAGACCCCAACTTCAAGCTGTTCATCATCCGGGGCTCGCCCCAGCAGATCGACCATGCCAAGCAGCTCATTGAAGAGAAGATCGAG GGTCCCCTCTGCCCAGTCGGACCAGGCCCGGGGGGACCAGGCCCTGCCGGCCCCATGGGGCCCTTCAACCCCGGGCCCTTCAATCAGGGCCCACCTGGGGCTCCCCCTCA TGCTGGAGGCCCCCCTCCTCACCAGTACCCACCCCAGGGCTGGGGCAACACCTACCCTCAGTGGCAGCCGCCTGCTCCTCATGACCCGA ATAAAGCCGCAGCCGCCGCAGCCGACCCCAACGCCGCCTGGGCCGCCTACTACTCACACTACTACCAGCAGCCCCCAGGCCCTGTGCCCGGCCCGGCACCAGCCCCCGCGGCCCCACCCACCCAGGGTGAGCCCCCTCAGCCTCCACCTGCTGGTCAGTCGGACTACACTAAGGCCTGGGAAGAGTATTACAAAAAGATCG GCCAGCAGCCCCAGCAGCCTGGAGCGCCCCCGCAGCAGGACTACACGAAGGCCTGGGAAGAGTACTACAAGAAGCAGG CTCAAGTGGCCACCGGAGGGGGTCCAGGAGCACCCCCGGGTTCCCAGCCAGACTACAGTGCTGCCTGGGCTGAATATTACAGACAGCAAGCCGCTTACTACGGACAGACTCCAGGTCCAGGCGGCCCCCAGCCTCCGCCCACACAGCAGGGACAGCAGCAGGCAAGTGGGAATtgccaccctcctcctcctcctttctccttccaaCCCCCGGCCACCGTCCATCCTGCCTTAGTGGGTAGCGCCGGAAACCCCTTCCCCTGCGGGGTGTGTCCTTGA
- the KHSRP gene encoding far upstream element-binding protein 2 isoform X2: MSDYSTGGPPPGPPPPAGGGGGSGGAGGAGGGPPPGPPGAGDRGGGGPGGGGPGGGSAGGPSQPPGGGGPGIRKDAFADAVQRARQIAAKIGGDAATTVNNSTPDFGFGGQKRQLEDGDQPESKKLASQGDSMSSQLGPIHPPPRTSMTEEYRVPDGMVGLIIGRGGEQINKIQQDSGCKVQISPDSGGLPERSVSLTGAPESVQKAKMMLDDIVSRGRGGPPGQFHDNANGGQNGTVQEIMIPAGKAGLVIGKGGETIKQLQERAGVKMILIQDGSQNTNVDKPLRIIGDPYKVQQACEMVMDILRERDQGGFGDRNEYGSRIGGGIDVPVPRHSVGVVIGRSGEMIKKIQNDAGVRIQFKQDDGTGPEKIAHIMGPPDRCEHAARIINDLLQSLRSGPPGPPGGPGMPPGGRGRGRGQGNWGPPGGEMTFSIPTHKCGLVIGRGGENVKAINQQTGAFVEISRQLPPNGDPNFKLFIIRGSPQQIDHAKQLIEEKIEGPLCPVGPGPGGPGPAGPMGPFNPGPFNQGPPGAPPHAGGPPPHQYPPQGWGNTYPQWQPPAPHDPNKAAAAAADPNAAWAAYYSHYYQQPPGPVPGPAPAPAAPPTQGEPPQPPPAGQSDYTKAWEEYYKKIGQQPQQPGAPPQQDYTKAWEEYYKKQAQVATGGGPGAPPGSQPDYSAAWAEYYRQQAAYYGQTPGPGGPQPPPTQQGQQQAQ, from the exons ATGTCGGACTACAGCACGGGAGGACCCCCGCCCGGGCCGCCGCCACCcgccggcgggggcggggggtccGGAGGAGCCGGGGGCGCCGGGGGAGGCCCGCCACCGGGCCCGCCGGGCGCGGGGGACCGGGGCGGCGGCGGtcccggcggcggcggcccgggcGGAGGGTCGGCCGGTGGCCCCTCGCAGCCACCCGGCGGGGGCGGCCCGGGAATCCGCAAGGACGCCTTCGCAGACGCCGTGCAGCGGGCCCGCCAG ATCGCAGCCAAGATTGGAGGCGACGCAGCTACCACAGTGAATAACAGCACTcctgattttggttttgggggcCAAAAGAGGCAGTTAGAAGATGGAG ACCAACCAGAGAGCAAGAAGCTGGCTTCCCAGGGAGACT CCATGAGTTCTCAACTCGGACCCATTCATCCTCCCCCCAG GACTTCAATGACAGAAGAGTACCGAGTTCCAGACGGCATGGTGGGACTAA TCATCGGCAGAGGAGGTGAACAGATTAACAAAATCCAGCAGGACTCAGGCTGCAAAGTCCAAATCTCTCCAG ACAGCGGTGGCCTACCTGAACGCAGTGTGTCCTTGACAGGAGCCCCGGAATCTGTGCA GAAAGCGAAGATGATGCTGGACGACATTGTCTCCCGGGGCCGTGGGGGGCCCCCGGGCCAGTTCCACGACAACGCCAACGGGGGCCAGAACGGCACAGTGCAGGAGATCATGATCCCCGCGGGCAAGGCTGGCCTGGTCATTGGCAAGGGCGGGGAGACCATCAAGCAGCTGCAG GAACGGGCTGGAGTGAAGATGATTTTAATCCAGGATGGCTCCCAGAACACGAATGTGGACAAACCGCTGCGGATCATCGGAGACCCTTACAAAGTGCAG CAAGCCTGCGAAATGGTGATGGACATCCTGCGGGAGCGTGACCAGGGTGGCTTTGGAGACCGGAACGAGTATGGGTCCCGGATCGGCGGGGGCATCGAC GTGCCAGTGCCCAGGCATTCTGTGGGTGTGGTCATCGGCCGGAGTGGGGAGATGATCAAGAAGATCCAGAATGACGCTGGTGTTCGGATACAGTTTAAACAAG ACGATGGGACGGGTCCTGAGAAGATAGCACACATCATGGGACCCCCAGACCGGTGTGAGCACGCCGCGCGGATTATCAACGATCTCCTCCAGAGCCTCAGG AGCGGTCCCCCAGGTCCTCCAGGGGGTCCTGGCATGCCCCCAGGAGGCCGAGGTCGAGGCCGGGGCCAAGGCAACTGGGGCCCTCCAGGTGGGGAGATGACCTTCTCCATCCCCACCCACAAGTGTGGGCTGGTCATTGGCCGAG GCGGCGAGAACGTGAAAGCCATAAACCAGCAGACAGGCGCTTTTGTAGAGATATCTCGGCAGCTGCCACCCAATGGAGACCCCAACTTCAAGCTGTTCATCATCCGGGGCTCGCCCCAGCAGATCGACCATGCCAAGCAGCTCATTGAAGAGAAGATCGAG GGTCCCCTCTGCCCAGTCGGACCAGGCCCGGGGGGACCAGGCCCTGCCGGCCCCATGGGGCCCTTCAACCCCGGGCCCTTCAATCAGGGCCCACCTGGGGCTCCCCCTCA TGCTGGAGGCCCCCCTCCTCACCAGTACCCACCCCAGGGCTGGGGCAACACCTACCCTCAGTGGCAGCCGCCTGCTCCTCATGACCCGA ATAAAGCCGCAGCCGCCGCAGCCGACCCCAACGCCGCCTGGGCCGCCTACTACTCACACTACTACCAGCAGCCCCCAGGCCCTGTGCCCGGCCCGGCACCAGCCCCCGCGGCCCCACCCACCCAGGGTGAGCCCCCTCAGCCTCCACCTGCTGGTCAGTCGGACTACACTAAGGCCTGGGAAGAGTATTACAAAAAGATCG GCCAGCAGCCCCAGCAGCCTGGAGCGCCCCCGCAGCAGGACTACACGAAGGCCTGGGAAGAGTACTACAAGAAGCAGG CTCAAGTGGCCACCGGAGGGGGTCCAGGAGCACCCCCGGGTTCCCAGCCAGACTACAGTGCTGCCTGGGCTGAATATTACAGACAGCAAGCCGCTTACTACGGACAGACTCCAGGTCCAGGCGGCCCCCAGCCTCCGCCCACACAGCAGGGACAGCAGCAG GCTCAATGA